One part of the Solea solea chromosome 16, fSolSol10.1, whole genome shotgun sequence genome encodes these proteins:
- the si:dkey-225f5.4 gene encoding uncharacterized protein si:dkey-225f5.4 isoform X2 → MVLYLTDSRRVQKVLWRQLFVLDSMVSLLEGLESVQQLLTQACPTQPEGGARSRWKYLKEQNRSVVEETENLLRSLQDRVQHIHNRRHTLTQVMQQLHNKRQHCEQLEASLLKAQNALQLCDRQLTKLRVESEAVLGQLISWQQVRDGLQVRVSAAQNVMQVELLSINQLELCVALRPRPCSVSSRELDPLMLSIIWSSDDHFRLKVSDSMSGLVESCVCGRRWEVSAALLEVMQCYVGQTELLSEIQTLRSSFAIDWRPAQRLLVYLKSAVIVCHVEVEEGYPHSGQVHLLSVRRDGKPVDTSGLKAHKPLSLTSLLVTLCSSPLI, encoded by the exons ATGGTTCTCTACCTCACA gacagtCGTCGTGTTCAGAAAGTGTTGTGGCGTCAGCTGTTTGTCTTGGACTCAATGGTGTCTCTTCTGGAAGGTCTGGAGTCTGTCCAACAACTGCTGACTCAGGCCTGTCCCACACAGCCTG aGGGCGGGGCTCGGAGCAGGTGGAAGTACCTGAAGGAGCAGAACAGGTCTGTGGTGGAGGAGACGGAGAATCTGCTCAGATCTTTACAGGACAGAGTTCAACACATCCACAACAgacgacacacactcacacaagtcATGCAGCAGCTACACAACAag AGGCAGCACTGTGAACAGCTGGAGGCATCACTGTTGAAGGCCCAGAATGCACTGCAGTTGTGTGATCGTCAGCTGACTAAGTTGAGGGTGGAGTCTGAAGCAGTGCtcggtcagctgatcagctggcAGCAAGTTAGAGACGG GTTGCAGGTTCGTGTCTCTGCTGCACAGAACGTCATGCAGGTCGAGCTGCTGTCCATCAACCAATTAGAGCTCTGTGTGGCGCTGAGGCCACGCCCCTGCTCTGTGTCATCCAGAGAGCTGGACCCACTGATGCTGTCAATCATCTGGAGTTCAGATGACCACTTCAGACTGAAG GTGAGTGACAGCATGTCCGGCCTGGtagagagttgtgtgtgtggccGTCGTTGGGAGGTGAGCGCCGCCCTGCTGGAGGTGATGCAGTGTTACGTGGGTCAGACTGAGCTGTTGTCAGAGATTCAAACCCTGAGGTCCAG TTTTGCCATCGACTGGCGTCCCGCTCAGCGTCTGCTGGTCTACCTTAAGTCTGCAGTGATAGTGTGCCACgtagaggtggaggagggatATCCACACAGTGGACAAGTTCACCTGCTGAGTGTACGCAGAGACGGAAAACCTGTGGACACCAGTGGACTGAAG gctcataaacctctctctctcaccagcTTGTTGGTCACCCTCTGTTCTTCCCCTCTCATCTGA
- the si:dkey-225f5.4 gene encoding uncharacterized protein si:dkey-225f5.4 isoform X1, with product MTSRSELTNQRTGDGGLKAGMAEAVLQRCDPVLLDHCGDSEHPDFAEAARMVLYLTDSRRVQKVLWRQLFVLDSMVSLLEGLESVQQLLTQACPTQPEGGARSRWKYLKEQNRSVVEETENLLRSLQDRVQHIHNRRHTLTQVMQQLHNKRQHCEQLEASLLKAQNALQLCDRQLTKLRVESEAVLGQLISWQQVRDGLQVRVSAAQNVMQVELLSINQLELCVALRPRPCSVSSRELDPLMLSIIWSSDDHFRLKVSDSMSGLVESCVCGRRWEVSAALLEVMQCYVGQTELLSEIQTLRSSFAIDWRPAQRLLVYLKSAVIVCHVEVEEGYPHSGQVHLLSVRRDGKPVDTSGLKAHKPLSLTSLLVTLCSSPLI from the exons ATGACGTCACGGAGCGagctgaccaatcagaggacaGGTGACGGCGGTTTGAAAGCGGGAATGGCTGAAGC tgtgttgcaGCGCTGTGACCCGGTTCTGTTGGACCACTGTGGAGACTCTGAACATCCAGACTTTGCTGAAGCAGCCCGGATGGTTCTCTACCTCACA gacagtCGTCGTGTTCAGAAAGTGTTGTGGCGTCAGCTGTTTGTCTTGGACTCAATGGTGTCTCTTCTGGAAGGTCTGGAGTCTGTCCAACAACTGCTGACTCAGGCCTGTCCCACACAGCCTG aGGGCGGGGCTCGGAGCAGGTGGAAGTACCTGAAGGAGCAGAACAGGTCTGTGGTGGAGGAGACGGAGAATCTGCTCAGATCTTTACAGGACAGAGTTCAACACATCCACAACAgacgacacacactcacacaagtcATGCAGCAGCTACACAACAag AGGCAGCACTGTGAACAGCTGGAGGCATCACTGTTGAAGGCCCAGAATGCACTGCAGTTGTGTGATCGTCAGCTGACTAAGTTGAGGGTGGAGTCTGAAGCAGTGCtcggtcagctgatcagctggcAGCAAGTTAGAGACGG GTTGCAGGTTCGTGTCTCTGCTGCACAGAACGTCATGCAGGTCGAGCTGCTGTCCATCAACCAATTAGAGCTCTGTGTGGCGCTGAGGCCACGCCCCTGCTCTGTGTCATCCAGAGAGCTGGACCCACTGATGCTGTCAATCATCTGGAGTTCAGATGACCACTTCAGACTGAAG GTGAGTGACAGCATGTCCGGCCTGGtagagagttgtgtgtgtggccGTCGTTGGGAGGTGAGCGCCGCCCTGCTGGAGGTGATGCAGTGTTACGTGGGTCAGACTGAGCTGTTGTCAGAGATTCAAACCCTGAGGTCCAG TTTTGCCATCGACTGGCGTCCCGCTCAGCGTCTGCTGGTCTACCTTAAGTCTGCAGTGATAGTGTGCCACgtagaggtggaggagggatATCCACACAGTGGACAAGTTCACCTGCTGAGTGTACGCAGAGACGGAAAACCTGTGGACACCAGTGGACTGAAG gctcataaacctctctctctcaccagcTTGTTGGTCACCCTCTGTTCTTCCCCTCTCATCTGA